The following proteins are encoded in a genomic region of Garra rufa chromosome 22, GarRuf1.0, whole genome shotgun sequence:
- the tmem26b gene encoding transmembrane protein 26b yields MLVKFICAVITRALFILVSLIGVWRVTWVKNNNLYWFLTILYLPLVAEMILTLRRRKGKDYKWFSPAILFFLISIIPTIWILELHHQKNKSSDIKCTNLDSSESIQAFLDEWRNFTNGSVSRQDPLKFLSSVCANDWILALQQIVLILLIVGKWLLPIAGGVTRDEISQLLLIFVGTAADILEFISETLADVEEESIEFVCVILGVWTLSMLQFPLHFSVVNTKPVDFCESQDNSLISKFRTDIWDIAGTIFLQDGPFFVVRLAVMIYFYDFHQMLVFFTIKNFLVVLINIYRLWVIWSDNKP; encoded by the exons ATGCTTGTTAAATTCATCTGTGCTGTAATCACCAGGGCTTTGTTTATTTTGGTGTCTCTCATTGGTGTATGGAGGGTGACATGGGTGAAAAATAATAACTTATACTGGTTTCTGACTATCCTCTATCTACCTCTCGTGGCTGAAATGATTTTAACTCTAAGAAGAAGAAAAGGGAAGGATTACAAATG GTTTTCTCCAGCAATATTGTTTTTCCTCATCAGTATCATACCAACCATATGGATCCTTGAGTTGCACCATCAGAAAAACAAATCAAGTGATATTAAG TGTACTAATCTGGATTCATCTGAGAGCATTCAAGCATTTCTTGATGAATGGAGAAATTTCACCAATGGAAGTGTGAGTCGACAG GACCCTCTGAAATTTTTGTCTTCGGTTTGTGCCAATGACTGGATCCTGGCCCTTCAACAAATCGTCCTGATCCTGCTGATAGTGGGGAAGTGGCTGCTACCGATCGCAGGAGGCGTCACCAGAGATGAAATATCCCAGTTGTTGCTCATCTTTGTAGGCACAGCCGCTGATATCCTCGAGTTCATCAGTGAGACGCTCGCTGATGTGGA GGAGGAAAGTATAGAATTTGTATGCGTTATTCTTGGGGTCTGGACATTGAGCATGCTACAGTTTCCTTTGCATTTCTCAG TGGTGAACACCAAACCTGTGGATTTTTGTGAAAGCCAGGATAACTCTCTCATCTCCAAGTTCAGGACGGATATATGGGACATCGCGGGAACTATTTTTCTTCAAGACGGCCCCTTCTTTGTTGTCCGACTTGCAgttatgatttatttttatgACTTTCATCAAATGCTGGTCTTCTTTACCATTAAGAACTTCCTAGTAGTGTTGATTAACATCTACAGGCTGTGGGTCATTTGGTCAGATAACAAACCTTGA